From the genome of Malus sylvestris chromosome 6, drMalSylv7.2, whole genome shotgun sequence, one region includes:
- the LOC126626781 gene encoding oleosin G-like, with amino-acid sequence MADRHQNPAQTQQQQRAPRHSNHNTPTNASTFLRKLQGSAPNSTQLVGFLTLLVSGAILLLLTGLTVTATVLGVMFFTPLIIVSSPIWVPLGIILVLTAGFFVSMCGFGAAAVAGLSWMYRYFKGMHPPGSDRVDYARSRIYDTASHVKDYAREYGGYLHSKVKDAAPGA; translated from the coding sequence ATGGCCGACCGTCACCAAAACCCAGCGCAAACCCAGCAGCAGCAGAGAGCTCCGAGACACAGCAACCATAACACCCCGACAAATGCCTCCACATTCCTACGTAAACTCCAAGGCAGTGCACCCAACTCTACCCAGCTCGTCGGCTTCCTCACCCTCCTCGTCTCCGGCGCcattctcctcctcctcacCGGCCTCACCGTCACCGCCACCGTCCTCGGAGTAATGTTCTTCACCCCTCTCATCATCGTCTCCAGTCCCATATGGGTCCCCCTTGGCATCATCCTCGTCCTCACTGCCGGCTTCTTCGTGTCCATGTGCGGGTTCGGCGCCGCAGCCGTCGCCGGTTTGTCTTGGATGTACAGGTACTTCAAGGGGATGCACCCGCCCGGTTCGGACCGGGTCGACTACGCAAGGAGCCGGATTTACGATACGGCGAGCCACGTCAAGGATTATGCTAGAGAGTATGGCGGATATTTACACAGTAAGGTCAAGGATGCAGCTCCCGGTGCTTAA
- the LOC126625085 gene encoding uncharacterized protein LOC126625085 translates to MARHLHTSEYSDSDSSMRLKSKARMVASVSALLAIARRLSGKLKAANSNMIKNNHQSKVAPNKSPMMRKPKKLMSTISNKAITFLHRKKIGEESDSRGRLHTEEEEEWGDGGVWQRSILMGDKCEPLNFSGVIYYDIDGKKLNGAPIRSPRASPLPGYLERGKIN, encoded by the coding sequence ATGGCTCGTCATCTGCATACAAGCGAGTATTCTGACTCGGACTCCTCGATGCGCCTGAAGTCCAAAGCCCGTATGGTGGCCTCCGTCTCGGCACTCCTCGCCATCGCCCGCCGCCTCTCGGGGAAACTGAAGGCCGCCAACTCCAACATGATAAAAAACAACCACCAGTCGAAAGTTGCGCCGAATAAGTCACCGATGATGAGGAAGCCGAAGAAGCTAATGTCGACCATAAGCAACAAGGCCATCACGTTCCTGCACCGGAAAAAGATCGGCGAGGAATCGGACAGTAGGGGCCGCCTCCACactgaggaggaggaggagtggGGGGACGGTGGGGTATGGCAGAGGTCGATCCTGATGGGGGATAAGTGCGAGCCGTTGAATTTCTCGGGCGTCATTTATTACGATATTGACGGGAAGAAACTTAACGGAGCTCCCATAAGGTCCCCACGTGCAAGTCCTTTGCCGGGGTACCTCGAGAGGGGTAAGATAAACTGA